One region of Sulfurisphaera ohwakuensis genomic DNA includes:
- a CDS encoding glycosyltransferase, producing the protein MIICVYSTAFNNVSSVDTSVMSFWRSNYHIIIADNYSTDGSWEKLQELRKEYNLTLLRLKSSRAKGRAYILEHCPENLITAYFDLDTDYNENFNKVLDYASLDKIYACFSLSTLLSNFKKRE; encoded by the coding sequence ATGATTATTTGTGTTTATAGTACAGCTTTTAATAATGTTAGCTCTGTTGACACTAGTGTCATGTCTTTTTGGAGGTCGAATTATCATATTATTATTGCCGATAATTATTCCACAGACGGTAGTTGGGAGAAGTTACAAGAACTGAGGAAGGAATATAATTTAACTTTACTAAGGTTAAAGAGTAGTAGAGCTAAGGGTAGGGCTTATATATTAGAACACTGCCCAGAAAACTTAATAACAGCATACTTCGACCTAGACACAGATTATAACGAAAACTTTAACAAAGTGTTAGATTACGCCTCATTAGATAAAATATATGCTTGTTTTTCCCTCAGCACCTTACTTTCTAATTTCAAAAAGAGAGAATAA